A window from Culex pipiens pallens isolate TS chromosome 3, TS_CPP_V2, whole genome shotgun sequence encodes these proteins:
- the LOC120419980 gene encoding microspherule protein 1: MDLNSSLRGDSQLDFSLNSSLDPAGDQKRRSSSRSIKRKRFDDEIVEFSLGLPPVQIKSGVAGNRTRTVSQTLAFGSPAVPVTAAVATAVAGPSIVQPAPPAAVSVSPATVEPPLIAPVPQTPVAAVPQIPVVATMPLPPPTVPNPATSMLQQLNSNASVNEKKKSLKASKKNKKKGGGQTLATKDLGRWKPVDDLALITGILQTNDLRMVHRGTKFSCKFTIQEMQARWYSLLYDEPISRIAVAAMRNLHPEVVENVQSKALYSVAEEELLGTIKSNSNPTLETFQELLDKNSTIFYQARTSKALFGHWQLMKQYSLLPDQSVQSLPKSDNILLSFSETEDLINDSDLVDNRDETLEIELALADRKSKKEIRSLENELSRWNVLVDSLTGVGFSPDFDSQTLAVLRGRLVRFLMRSREIVFGRSTKDATVDVDFSLEGPAYKVSRKQGTIKLRSNGDFFITNEGKRPLYIDGTALLYGNKARLNNNCVIEISSLRFIFLINHDLINAIRHESAKMNIPLN; the protein is encoded by the exons ATGGATTTAAACTCGAGTCTCCGCGGTGACAGCCAGCTGGATTTTTCGCTCAACTCCAGCTTGGACCCGGCAGGCGACCAAAAACGGCGAAG CTCATCCCGATCGATCAAACGGAAACGTTTCGACGACGAGATTGTCGAGTTCAGTTTGGGGCTGCCGCCGGTGCAGATTAAAAGTGGCGTTGCGGGGAATCGAACACGAACAGTTTCGCAAACCCTTGCGTTTGGATCTCCGGCTGTTCCCGTGACGGCGGCAGTTGCGACAGCTGTAGCGGGCCCTAGTATTGTTCAACCGGCACCACCGGCGGCTGTTTCCGTATCTCCTGCGACGGTCGAACCGCCGCTGATTGCTCCCGTTCCGCAGACTCCGGTGGCTGCGGTTCCGCAGATTCCGGTTGTCGCGACGATGCCGCTTCCGCCGCCGACGGTTCCGAATCCCGCGACGAGTATGCTCCAGCAGCTGAACTCGAATGCGTCGGTCAACGAGAAGAAGAAATCGCTCAAGGCCAGTAAGAAGAACAAGAAGAAGGGCGGAGGGCAAACGTTGGCCACGAAAGATCTGGGTCGGTGGAAGCCGGTGGATGATCTGGCGCTGATCACGGGAATCTTGCAGACGAACGACCTGCGGATGGTGCACCGGGGAACAAAGTTTTCGTGCAAATTTACCATCCAGGAGATGCAAGCCCGTTGGTACTCGCTGCTGTACGATGAACCCATTTCGCGGATTGCCGTGGCCGCCATGAGGAATCTGCACCCGGAAGTGGTGGAAAACGTCCAGAGCAAGGCACTTTACTCGGTGGCCGAAGAGGAACTGCTCGGGACGATCAAGTCCAACTCGAACCCAACGCTGGAGACGTTCCAGGAGCTGCTGGACAAGAATTCAACCATTTTCTACCAAGCTCGCACCTCGAAGGCTCTGTTCGGTCACTGGCAGCTGATGAAGCAGTATTCGCTGCTCCCGGACCAATCCGTCCAGTCGCTGCCCAAAAGTGACAACATCCTGCTTTCGTTCTCCGAAACCGAAGACCTCATCAACGACTCCGACCTGGTGGACAACCGCGACGAGACGCTCGAAATCGAACTCGCGCTGGCCGATCGCAAAAGCAAGAAGGAAATTCGCAGCCTCGAAAACGAACTGTCCCGCTGGAACGTGCTGGTCGATTCGCTGACCGGGGTCGGCTTCTCGCCGGATTTTGACAGCCAAACGTTGGCGGTGCTGCGCGGACGGCTCGTGCGCTTCCTGATGCGTTCGCGCGAGATCGTGTTTGGCCGCTCGACCAAGGACGCCACCGTCGATGTGGACTTTTCGCTGGAGGGCCCCGCGTACAAGGTGTCCCGCAAGCAGGGCACGATCAAGCTGCGCAGCAACGGGGACTTTTTCATCACGAACGAGGGCAAGCGGCCGCTGTACATTGACGGGACGGCGCTACTGTACGGGAACAAGGCCCGGCTGAACAACAACTGCGTCATTGAG ATCTCCAGCTTGCGGTTCATCTTCCTGATTAACCACGATCTGATCAATGCGATTCGTCATGAGAGCGCCAAAATGAACATACCTTTGAACTAA
- the LOC120419981 gene encoding 26S proteasome non-ATPase regulatory subunit 4: MVLESTMLCFDNSDYQRNGDYFPTRLNAQKDGVNLVCLSKVRSNPENNVGLMTMSNTTEVLATLTSDVGRILSKLHLVNPNGDINLLTGLRIAHLVLKHRQGKNHKMRIVVFVGSPVAHDEADLVKLAKKLKKEKVNVDIVSFGDHQKNNDVFTAFISVLNGKDGTGSHLVCVPRGSVLSEALISSPIIQGEDGTGGAGLGGAGFEFGVDPNEDPELALALRVSMEEQRQRQEDETRRAQADSGAEAGVAVPAQEGSSSGSGAPVVQPNTEEALLERALALSSDDAMPDFANMTEEEQIAFAMQMSMQDAQQETPISQPAKRQKKDETPMEVDEDINEVITDPEFLQSVLENLPGVDPHSEAIRDAVGSLNKDKKDKEGDDKK, encoded by the exons ATGGTCCTGGAAAGTACGATGCTGTGCTTCGACAACAGCGATTACCAGCGCAACGGCGACTACTTCCCGACCCGACTGAACGCACAAAAGGACGGCGTGAACCTGGTGTGTCTGTCGAAGGTCCGCTCGAACCCGGAGAACAACGTCGGCCTGATGACGATGTCCAACACGACCGAGGTGCTGGCCACGCTGACGAGCGACGTGGGCCGCATCCTGTCCAAGCTGCACCTGGTTAACCCGAACGGGGACATTAACCTGCTGACGGGGCTGCGGATTGCGCACCTGGTGCTGAAGCATCGCCAGG GCAAGAACCACAAGATGCGGATCGTGGTGTTTGTTGGATCGCCGGTTGCGCACGACGAGGCGGATCTGGTCAAGCTGGCTAAAAAGTTGAAGAAGGAGAAGGTCAACGTGGACATTGTAAGCTTCGGGGATCACCAGAAGAACAACGACGTCTTCACGGCGTTTATCAGTGTGTTGAACGGCAAGGATGGTACCGGATCGCACCTGGTTTGCGTTCCGCGTGGGTCCGTGCTGTCCGAGGCGTTGATTTCTTCGCCGATTATTCAGGGTGAGGATGGAACCGGAGGTGCGGGACTGGGTGGAGCCGGATTCGAGTTTGGCGTCGATCCGAACGAAGATCCGGAGTTGGCGTTGGCCCTGCGTGTCTCGATGGAAGAGCAACGCCAGCGCCAGGAGGACGAAACGCGCCGCGCCCAGGCCGACAGTGGCGCAGAAGCTGGCGTGGCCGTTCCTGCCCAGGAAGGAAGCTCTTCCGGCAGTGGTGCACCGGTTGTGCAGCCCAACACGGAGGAAGCGCTGCTGGAACGTGCCCTGGCACTGTCCTCGGACGATGCGATGCCCGACTTTGCCAACATGACCGAGGAGGAGCAGATTGCGTTCGCCATGCAAATGTCCATGCAGGACGCCCAGCAGGAAACGCCCATTTCGCAGCCGGCCAAGCGCCAGAAGAAGGACGAAACGCCGATGGAGGTCGACGAGGACATCAACGAGGTCATCACCGATCCCGAGTTCCTGCAGAGCGTGCTGGAGAATCTGCCCGGCGTTGATCCGCACTCGGAGGCGATCCGCGACGCCGTCGGGTCGCTCAACAAGGACAAGAAGGACAAGGAGGGCGATGATAAGAAGTAA
- the LOC120419982 gene encoding protein prune homolog 2, whose protein sequence is MSQNLEDSPVSDSKMDISETTTSQDSPDHCYSPDVEECGIGYPSIRRVDGHTSSNDIIYAAESIAAPSNANHSKEEYLDNHSSGGPPTLNVKAATAANRGPNSGLTPVSSHPLMLMSPTGSESDSSELANLASKNHDKVRNYYHFPDVVPASEKPPLRLANPYPNRTTTTTTTRTTTSSTTRTTTSTLDVINNIDNANNVKKTGLLRDASPDFLSSGSEQDLSQFQASVTPTFQSVALVQSQSGSQLQQQQEQQSFEHKSISPRLHERRNVPLSTDLLVDDISSLEETVSNHSVDDLQQNLVSLSPSSSILDDNGFNVDIDEDFLDVPGTPKNGAGSGSAPQLPQYSARDEARDIRNWQKITLPDGKTREIDMKVIEPYKRVLSHGGYLQAGGHNAIVVFSACHLPDRSRADYHYVMNNLFLYVVKTLEQLVTEDYVLVYLHGGSSRNNVPPFPWLKKCYQLLDRRLRKSLKNLYMVHPTFWLKSVVWMARPFISSKFWRKLVYVKTLEELYQLVPVERAAVPDKVKNYDCRHS, encoded by the exons ATGAG TCAAAACTTGGAGGATAGTCCAGTGTCGGACAGCAAAATGGACATATCGGAAACTACCACATCTCAGGACTCTCCTGATCATTGCTATTCACCGGACGTGGAGGAATGTGGCATCGGATACCCCAGCATTAGACGCGTCGACGGCCATACAAGTAGCAATGACATCATTTACGCTGCGGAAAGCATTGCGGCGCCTTCTAATGCAAATCACTCGAAAGAAGAATATCTCGACAATCATAGCAGTGGTGGTCCTCCAACATTGAACGTAAAGGCAGCAACAGCAGCGAATCGGGGACCCAACAGTGGCCTAACGCCCGTCAGTAGTCATCCGTTGATGTTGATGTCGCCAACGGGCAGCGAGTCGGATTCGTCCGAGCTGGCAAATCTAGCAAGCAAGAACCACGACAAGGTTCGCAACTATTACCACTTTCCGGACGTGGTACCGGCGAGCGAGAAACCGCCGCTGCGGCTAGCTAATCCTTATCCAAATCGTaccacaacgacgacgacgaccagaaCTACGACTTCGTCTACCACCAGAACCACTACGTCGACCCTGGATGTGATAAACAACATAGATAATGCAAATAACGTTAAGAAAACGGGTCTGTTGAGAGATGCTAGCCCG GACTTCCTCAGCAGCGGTTCCGAGCAGGATTTGTCACAGTTTCAGGCTTCGGTGACGCCTACCTTCCAATCTGTAGCCCTAGTGCAGTCCCAGTCGGGCTCCCAGCTGCAACAGCAACAGGAGCAGCAATCCTTCGAACACAAGTCCATCTCGCCGAGGTTGCACGAGCGACGAAATGTCCCTTTGTCCACCGACCTTTTGGTGGACGACATTAGTTCACTCGAGGAAACGGTCTCGAATCATAGCGTGGACGACCTGCAGCAGAATCTGGTCTCGTTGAGCCCGTCCTCGTCCATACTGGACGATAACGGGTTCAACGTGGACATCGACGAGGACTTTTTGGACGTGCCGGGAACGCCCAAAAACGGTGCGGGTAGCGGAAGTGCGCCCCAACTGCCGCAGTATTCGGCACGTGACGAAGCACGTGATATAAGAAACTGGCAGAAAATTACCCTTCCGGACGGGAAGACGCGCGAAATCGACATGAAGGTGATTGAGCCGTACAAGCGGGTGCTGTCCCACGGAGGGTACTTGCAGGCTGGTGGCCACAACGCCATCGTAGTGTTCAGCGCGTGTCACCTGCCCGATCGGTCGCGGGCCGACTATCACTATGTGATGAACAACCTGTTTTTGTACGTAGTTAAAACCTTAGAACAGTTGGTTACTGAAGACTACGTTCTGGTCTACTTGCACGGTGGATCCAGCCGGAACAACGTGCCACCATTTCCGTGGCTTAAAAA ATGCTATCAGCTACTTGATAGAAGACTCCGGAAGAGTTTAAAGAATCTCTACATGGTGCATCCTACTTTTTGGCTGAAATCTGTCGTCTGGATGGCGCGTCCATTTATCAG CTCAAAGTTCTGGCGCAAGCTGGTCTACGTGAAAACGCTCGAGGAGCTCTACCAGCTGGTGCCGGTCGAGCGGGCGGCCGTTCCGGACAAGGTTAAAAACTACGACTGTCGTCACTCCTAA
- the LOC120419987 gene encoding zinc finger and BTB domain-containing protein 49-like, whose protein sequence is MQSNLYPEDPLFGYWNDLDGGPPPGFGLPPHHPMHGSPFDNGTFGFVPPPPVSIALPCPVEPPMCPPIPCHPPGPMGPMHRNFPRYPPATLAPLQAMIPGPGPPGPPPLLGQVTHHYASFPQPQHVLPPAPVPLPMPLDHGLERNQLNDMGQMEQVVVKNGQVFHISFLDETGESEQPLAELPTPSASDDGESEERDWINYDELPLLQNVAGGATENGSFKCGYCTKELKTALNLYVHEQTHKTDRLDCKTCGKRFNRIGKLEHHIAQHHPEVVADEAGTPLSPSGTPALNDFNNYCVECEEFFTSEEELQNHMEQNHRLIDESKSPKEARKSIGCPFCFESFEWPCLLKTHMTKHTGEKPFICERCNVSFRFVQSFYRHNRRVHGREK, encoded by the coding sequence ATGCAGTCAAATCTATATCCGGAAGATCCCTTATTTGGCTACTGGAATGATCTGGACGGTGGTCCTCCGCCGGGATTCGGCTTGCCACCACACCATCCCATGCATGGTTCTCCGTTCGATAACGGAACATTCGGCTTTGTTCCACCGCCGCCTGTATCGATTGCGCTGCCCTGTCCGGTAGAACCGCCTATGTGTCCACCGATTCCGTGCCACCCTCCCGGGCCAATGGGGCCGATGCACAGAAACTTTCCGCGCTATCCTCCAGCTACACTTGCCCCACTGCAGGCCATGATCCCAGGACCGGGGCCACCAGGTCCTCCACCTTTGCTGGGTCAAGTAACGCATCATTACGCTTCCTTCCCGCAACCTCAGCATGTGCTTCCTCCGGCACCGGTGCCTCTTCCAATGCCGTTGGATCATGGTCTCGAACGAAATCAGCTCAATGACATGGGCCAGATGGAGCAGGTCGTGGTCAAGAATGGGCAGGTGTTTCACATCAGCTTCCTCGATGAAACGGGTGAATCTGAACAGCCTTTGGCGGAACTTCCGACGCCAAGTGCCAGTGACGACGGGGAAAGCGAAGAAAGGGATTGGATCAATTATGACGAGTTGCCACTGCTGCAAAACGTGGCCGGTGGTGCGACCGAAAACGGTTCGTTCAAGTGTGGATATTGCACAAAGGAACTCAAAACTGCGCTGAATCTTTACGTTCACGAGCAAACGCACAAAACGGACCGGCTGGACTGCAAAACCTGCGGCAAACGGTTCAACCGGATCGGTAAGCTCGAGCATCACATCGCGCAGCACCATCCGGAAGTGGTGGCCGACGAAGCGGGAACTCCGCTGAGTCCGTCCGGAACTCCGGCGTTGAACGATTTCAACAATTACTGTGTCGAGTGCGAAGAGTTTTTCACCAGCGAAGAGGAACTACAAAATCACATGGAGCAGAACCATCGGCTGATTGACGAGTCAAAGTCGCCCAAGGAGGCTCGGAAAAGCATCGGATGTCCGTTTTGCTTCGAATCGTTCGAGTGGCCCTGTTTGCTAAAGACACACATGACAAAACACACGGGGGAAAAGCCATTTATTTGCGAACGCTGTAACGTTTCCTTCCGGTTTGTGCAGAGCTTTTATCGACACAACCGGAGGGTGCACGGGCGGGAGAAATAG
- the LOC120419973 gene encoding zinc finger protein 699-like encodes MEMSTIICRLCLNQNQPDYSILNENEHLISLIFDYLTIEIVQDSLEDYYICRDCQDTLETFVDFKSRCLQNDAEFQSKYQFKQEISWDIDEPKQMEQIPETVETQEIEIKSESELNVKLEEDPSSEPTKLQTDKYVRDRRKLPCHICGKFISNAQYTVHVSLHSIEGREFSCPICGRSYRQKHNLKKHLNTHTKAVMHPCSAEGCGKQFDSASTLRKHFKIMHTNIRDHVCKICGRGFAIASGLSGHMRTTHCTEKTHGCPECGKLFKTPGEVKLHLKIHTKRDPYPCPDYDESFPKASILKQHRAEVHNFVFVVKAEALASLPI; translated from the exons ATGGAAATGTCCACCATAATTTGCAGGCTGTGCCTCAACCAAAACCAACCCGATTAttcaattttgaacgaaaatgaGCACTTGATAAGTCTTATTTTCGACTATCTTACAATTGAG aTTGTTCAAGACAGTTTGGAGGATTATTACATCTGCCGAGATTGCCAGGACACGTTGGAGACATTTGTCGATTTCAAATCCCGGTGCCTACAAAATGATGCTGAATTTCAGAGCAAGTATCAGTTCAAGCAGGAAATCTCGTGGGATATCGATGAACCGAAACAAATGGAACAAATTCCGGAGACGGTTGAGACTCAAGAAATCGAAATCAAGTCCGAATCAGAGTTGAATGTCAAGTTGGAGGAGGATCCATCCAGCGAACCAACCAAGCTGCAAACCGATAAATACGTCCGCGATCGTCGCAAGTTGCCGTGCCACATTTGTGGAAAGTTTATCTCGAACGCCCAGTACACGGTGCACGTTTCGTTGCACAGCATCGAGGGTCGGGAATTTTCGTGCCCCATCTGCGGTCGGTCCTACCGGCAGAAGCACAACCTTAAAAAGCACCTGAACACGCACACGAAAGCCGTGATGCATCCGTGCAGCGCTGAGGGATGTGGCAAGCAGTTCGATTCGGCTTCGACCCTGCGGaagcatttcaaaattatgcaCACCAACATCCGCGACCACGTTTGCAAAATCTGTGGGCGAGGGTTTGCGATCGCGAGTGGTCTAAGTGGCCACATGCGGACCACGCATTGCACCGAGAAGACCCACGGTTGTCCGGAGTGTGGGAAGCTGTTCAAGACGCC TGGCGAAGTTAAGCTACACCTGAAGATTCATACTAAGCGGGATCCATATCCGTGCCCAGATTATGATGAATCGTTTCCAAAGGCATCGATCCTGAAGCAGCACAGAGCAGAAGTTCataattttgtatttgtagTGAAAGCAGAGGCGTTGGCTAGCTTACCAATTTGA